A portion of the Simkania negevensis Z genome contains these proteins:
- a CDS encoding IS982 family transposase, translating into MQNAIISIFCHVDDFLKAISWNDEPQSHMTLAEVITVGLVSWRFFQGNLETSRVFLYEHGYITNILSKSRLNRRLHDVPSFFWHLIVAHLSYQVEPYSKGFLIDSFPVSVCHNVRSNRRALFTDQKYIGYNASKQAWFTGLKVHVLTTFQGKPREFLLTSASTHDLTAFKKIYLGSLLKGSIILGDKAYISSEHEKALIEKDLHLITERRKNSRKGQSFIYHRYGRRIRKKIESTFSRISSWLPKHIHAVTDRGFILKLMMLIASFSITF; encoded by the coding sequence ATGCAAAATGCAATCATCTCTATTTTTTGTCACGTCGATGATTTTCTTAAAGCTATTTCTTGGAATGACGAGCCCCAGTCTCATATGACTTTAGCTGAAGTTATCACCGTTGGTCTTGTTTCTTGGCGCTTTTTTCAAGGTAATCTCGAGACCTCTAGGGTATTTTTATATGAACATGGATATATCACTAACATCTTGAGTAAGAGTAGACTTAATCGAAGATTACATGATGTTCCTTCATTTTTTTGGCATCTCATTGTTGCCCATCTTTCTTATCAAGTTGAGCCTTATTCAAAAGGCTTTTTAATTGATAGCTTCCCTGTTTCTGTATGCCATAATGTTCGTTCTAATAGGCGCGCTCTTTTCACAGACCAAAAATACATCGGTTATAACGCAAGTAAACAAGCTTGGTTTACAGGACTCAAAGTTCATGTTTTGACAACCTTCCAAGGGAAGCCTAGGGAGTTTTTATTGACATCAGCTTCGACTCACGATTTGACAGCCTTTAAAAAAATCTACCTTGGATCTCTTCTTAAAGGTTCTATCATCCTTGGAGATAAGGCTTATATTTCATCAGAGCATGAAAAAGCGCTCATTGAAAAGGATCTTCATCTCATCACAGAAAGAAGAAAAAATTCCCGCAAGGGACAAAGCTTTATTTATCACCGTTATGGCAGAAGGATACGGAAGAAAATAGAATCAACGTTTAGTAGAATCTCATCTTGGTTACCTAAGCATATTCATGCTGTAACTGATCGAGGATTTATCTTGAAACTGATGATGTTAATTGCTTCTTTTTCTATCACTTTTTGA
- a CDS encoding 5-formyltetrahydrofolate cyclo-ligase, protein MNPKLELRRQLIERRLEISPHRRNEARKEVIKKLLPKLHEFRCILSFASKKEEIDLWPLNKALAKDKKLCLTKVEGERLSIFQVIDIELDLAESGRWQLKEPVSSRCSPIDPKELDCVLVPGLGFDKCHHRIGYGMGHFDRFLPQVSCPIYGIGFREQFLETPIPVEKHDISLTEVFYF, encoded by the coding sequence ATGAACCCTAAACTAGAATTGCGTCGCCAACTTATTGAGCGGCGCCTTGAAATTTCTCCCCATCGGCGTAACGAAGCTCGGAAAGAAGTGATCAAAAAGCTTTTGCCGAAGCTTCATGAGTTCCGGTGCATTCTTTCTTTTGCGAGCAAAAAGGAAGAAATTGACCTTTGGCCACTCAATAAAGCTCTTGCTAAAGACAAAAAACTTTGCCTGACAAAAGTGGAAGGTGAGAGATTAAGCATTTTTCAAGTGATTGACATTGAATTAGATCTTGCTGAATCAGGGCGTTGGCAATTGAAAGAGCCCGTCTCCAGTCGTTGCAGTCCGATTGATCCAAAAGAACTCGATTGCGTTCTCGTTCCTGGGCTTGGCTTTGATAAGTGTCATCATCGAATTGGCTACGGGATGGGCCATTTTGACCGCTTTCTTCCTCAAGTGTCGTGCCCTATCTATGGGATTGGATTCCGAGAACAATTTCTCGAGACTCCCATCCCAGTTGAAAAGCACGACATCTCACTTACTGAAGTTTTCTATTTTTAA
- a CDS encoding Lpg1974 family pore-forming outer membrane protein, whose translation MKKFLIILLFLCFIKTASGYTLESNSSRITRLEKEVEELQEKLHELLVEQARPSANPSIIGDVYFVTFDVLYWYARTNGTQFAYSNSSTLTTMPLKGRTKDIHFTWEWGLRAGIGKNLDHDKWDLYASFTLYRPHSSGTSSAGRNSTLIPLKGATLINAGVKRARSTYALNTYQIDVELGRHYFVSSKLSFRPFASVKNAWMKQQQIVRYTGGSIGNNTSHVEDHCDFWGIGLRGGINSKWHLGEGVYLEGLFSGALLYGYFDIDHREKLTANPHDTIKLDDNKHRFVPTVQWRFGIGWGTYFNDRKNHLDLEMAYEGQYWWRLNQMINIYEYNAFRYDNLSDDISMHGLTLMVKLHF comes from the coding sequence GTGAAAAAGTTTTTAATTATTTTGCTTTTTCTTTGTTTTATAAAAACAGCCTCGGGATACACTCTCGAGTCGAATTCATCACGCATTACAAGATTAGAAAAAGAAGTAGAAGAACTTCAAGAAAAACTTCACGAACTTTTAGTTGAACAAGCAAGGCCAAGTGCAAATCCAAGTATTATTGGGGATGTTTACTTTGTGACATTTGATGTACTTTATTGGTATGCGCGCACAAACGGAACACAGTTTGCTTATAGTAATAGTTCGACATTGACTACGATGCCGTTAAAAGGTCGCACAAAAGATATTCATTTTACTTGGGAATGGGGACTTCGCGCAGGGATTGGAAAAAACTTAGATCATGATAAGTGGGACCTATATGCTTCTTTTACTCTTTATCGTCCTCATTCTTCTGGAACATCTAGCGCAGGTCGAAATAGCACGTTAATTCCACTTAAAGGAGCGACGCTCATTAATGCTGGTGTGAAGCGGGCTCGCTCGACATATGCGCTCAATACATATCAAATTGATGTAGAATTAGGACGTCATTACTTTGTCAGTTCTAAACTCTCATTTCGTCCGTTTGCAAGTGTTAAAAACGCTTGGATGAAACAACAGCAAATTGTTCGCTATACAGGGGGATCAATTGGGAATAACACATCCCATGTAGAAGATCATTGTGATTTCTGGGGAATTGGTCTGCGTGGAGGGATCAACTCAAAATGGCACTTAGGAGAAGGAGTCTATTTAGAAGGGCTGTTTTCCGGTGCGTTGCTTTATGGATATTTTGACATCGATCATCGTGAAAAATTGACAGCCAATCCCCATGACACAATCAAGCTAGACGATAACAAACATCGCTTCGTTCCGACAGTGCAATGGCGTTTTGGGATCGGTTGGGGCACCTATTTCAATGATCGAAAAAATCATCTCGATCTCGAAATGGCCTACGAGGGTCAATACTGGTGGCGTCTTAACCAAATGATCAATATCTATGAGTACAACGCCTTTCGGTATGACAACTTAAGCGATGATATCTCAATGCATGGTCTCACCCTCATGGTGAAGTTGCACTTCTAG
- a CDS encoding alpha/beta hydrolase family protein, with product MSEVRPVLSASGGSISHLEESRRSTTPEEGKITEVAATTGLETATSTRVFETKKFGNQEATPGFGTVATSFINSRAVLRGATINWDKDRLVAGKLNQYQKIGGEALTLTTRIGDQISAFHFDVKNFHQTVEKMGGQATSLELQLNHSFFERAQPVTIKTNASEMRADGVRIPYNAELESEFKNPGDFLKFCQQMGYDLHWENSMQPFQPASWWHFNSMKQNLILIPKLDKHTLKLETHKDSVQIENAPEFGRTFFFFSNEPLRSKAYVFDEAHAEEAFELFSGALSGGKGLKIENSAWNMIRHEGKVYFVENPAVESAMAVMESKHLSSLESVCLSSRPVIQPALDAERATVILSMNQTNSFTSYSHEILTFLFAGVNVLAYDNAGKGLSEGSNSQEGMTEAIRTAGQYLIKEKGLRQNQLVFKGQCAGGLPSSEAAKMFPASHVWVDQAPNTFSGAAKGIVLSKAKKAAEDERNDSWLKTFSGVVPYIAPLVSGVTSTVLPSYNVVENLRHNHGLQIYTIGIPDEKGYGGDEMVPSWELDEIETAIRRNPMGHYLTITGGTHVTDWWTDQDVAKSIDGIFKRFSLSASLFPEAPRTSEEVFEVYTQKPYQADSLTANEKSVLAVFKAVENEDFAAIYQIMNSEDSSPIWQPFGLRDRLSAEEHNHLLNDAISFSKTLGNQNFTEKLIQAKRTSTI from the coding sequence ATGTCAGAAGTACGGCCAGTCTTATCTGCAAGTGGAGGATCGATTTCACATCTTGAAGAATCAAGACGATCAACAACACCCGAAGAAGGAAAAATCACAGAAGTTGCTGCTACTACAGGGCTAGAAACAGCGACTTCAACTCGTGTTTTCGAAACAAAAAAGTTTGGCAATCAAGAAGCAACACCAGGTTTTGGAACTGTAGCAACAAGCTTTATCAACTCTCGGGCTGTTTTAAGAGGAGCAACGATTAATTGGGATAAAGACCGACTTGTTGCAGGAAAACTCAACCAGTATCAAAAAATTGGAGGAGAAGCGTTGACTTTAACAACGAGGATTGGTGATCAAATTTCTGCTTTCCATTTTGATGTGAAAAACTTTCATCAAACGGTCGAAAAAATGGGAGGACAAGCAACCTCTCTCGAGCTTCAACTCAACCACTCGTTTTTCGAACGAGCTCAGCCAGTCACAATTAAAACAAACGCTTCTGAGATGCGTGCAGATGGTGTACGTATCCCTTATAACGCGGAACTAGAATCTGAATTTAAAAATCCTGGCGATTTTCTCAAATTTTGCCAACAAATGGGTTATGATCTCCATTGGGAAAATAGCATGCAGCCTTTTCAGCCTGCTTCATGGTGGCATTTCAATTCAATGAAACAAAATCTTATTTTAATTCCAAAGTTGGATAAACACACACTCAAGCTTGAAACTCACAAGGATTCTGTTCAAATTGAAAATGCTCCCGAATTTGGTCGGACATTTTTCTTCTTTAGTAATGAACCTCTTCGGTCGAAAGCTTATGTTTTTGACGAAGCACATGCAGAAGAGGCTTTCGAACTGTTTAGTGGAGCTTTAAGCGGTGGCAAGGGCTTAAAAATTGAAAACTCTGCGTGGAACATGATCCGCCATGAAGGCAAAGTCTACTTTGTTGAAAATCCAGCTGTTGAATCAGCAATGGCGGTTATGGAATCGAAACACTTAAGTAGCCTTGAATCAGTTTGTCTTTCCTCAAGGCCGGTCATACAACCAGCTCTTGATGCAGAGCGTGCGACAGTGATTCTTTCAATGAACCAAACGAACAGTTTTACTTCCTATTCACACGAAATTCTCACTTTCCTTTTTGCTGGTGTCAATGTCCTAGCCTACGACAATGCAGGCAAAGGACTCAGCGAGGGTAGCAATAGCCAAGAAGGCATGACAGAAGCAATTCGCACAGCAGGTCAATATTTAATAAAAGAAAAAGGACTCCGTCAAAATCAGCTCGTCTTTAAAGGGCAATGTGCTGGAGGTCTACCTTCTTCAGAAGCTGCAAAGATGTTCCCAGCTTCTCACGTATGGGTTGATCAAGCCCCAAATACCTTTTCTGGAGCAGCAAAAGGGATTGTCTTATCAAAAGCAAAAAAAGCTGCTGAAGATGAGAGAAATGATAGCTGGCTTAAGACTTTCAGTGGCGTTGTCCCCTATATAGCACCTCTCGTCTCTGGAGTGACTTCCACGGTTTTACCTTCTTATAACGTTGTAGAAAACTTAAGGCATAACCATGGACTTCAAATTTATACCATTGGTATTCCTGATGAAAAAGGTTACGGTGGTGATGAGATGGTCCCAAGCTGGGAGCTTGATGAAATTGAAACAGCTATCCGCCGCAACCCTATGGGTCATTATCTTACAATCACTGGCGGAACTCACGTCACTGATTGGTGGACAGATCAAGATGTTGCAAAAAGTATCGATGGAATCTTTAAAAGGTTTTCCCTTTCAGCAAGTCTTTTCCCAGAAGCCCCGAGAACGTCTGAGGAAGTTTTTGAAGTGTACACTCAAAAACCTTACCAAGCAGACTCTCTGACAGCTAATGAAAAGAGTGTGCTCGCGGTATTTAAAGCTGTGGAAAATGAAGACTTTGCAGCCATCTATCAAATCATGAATTCTGAAGATTCGAGCCCTATATGGCAGCCATTTGGATTGCGAGATCGACTTTCAGCCGAAGAGCACAACCACTTGCTCAATGATGCGATTTCGTTTTCGAAAACGCTTGGGAATCAAAATTTTACCGAAAAACTGATCCAAGCCAAAAGAACCAGCACTATCTAA
- a CDS encoding type IV pilus biogenesis protein PilM, which produces MQKVGIYKDGDKLKVAALSDEALIERLDHPAQFSEEDWEGVFVTGIEGDKVLVRHIESPLKKKRALEKTLPFQLENLIPFELDEVVVRPIYQIGKEKTRATFFVTSKETLEKHVIQQEGIDPAWVSCIPMALCRFAEFTKQDKEALIVFYVGKKTTEIVSIFQGTLKHNITLRIGLDDLEAAYKQDRMGEKESERVHSMRLLNLQTLSQEQYPHLIRALEGFKREVDRAFCFLHHKQELSELQFLLFAGETNETLQLEDWMIQWETFSYSVLPTQGHRGYDPNIVKTYAVPIGLAFDAIKQDRKSIQFRQGQWIAPEVYTSIKSKIFKGVSLCLAAAAALYIVGHVIYTKKEKAFLEDIHQFVQTYQKDIPKLEKIARIPSTQEKIHFLNRNIKVMKSDFGYFTPPTLVSDVLAFLSENPHLNRQEGEKKMVIDQLKYELLDYPSVQKPFQSYQVKITVVFSSPESVWAREFHDAIVEDENWVDPDGEVTWKREKNVYTLSFILK; this is translated from the coding sequence ATGCAAAAAGTTGGAATTTATAAAGATGGAGATAAGCTGAAAGTCGCTGCCCTTAGCGATGAGGCCCTTATCGAGCGGCTTGACCATCCTGCTCAGTTTTCTGAAGAAGACTGGGAAGGGGTTTTCGTCACCGGGATTGAAGGGGATAAGGTGCTCGTTAGGCACATTGAATCGCCGTTAAAGAAAAAGCGAGCCCTGGAGAAAACACTTCCTTTCCAACTAGAAAATCTGATTCCTTTTGAGCTAGACGAAGTTGTCGTACGCCCTATCTACCAAATTGGAAAGGAGAAGACTCGAGCGACATTCTTTGTCACTTCAAAGGAAACGCTTGAGAAACATGTGATCCAGCAAGAAGGAATCGATCCTGCATGGGTTTCGTGCATTCCTATGGCACTTTGCCGATTTGCCGAGTTCACAAAGCAAGATAAAGAAGCTCTGATTGTTTTTTACGTTGGAAAGAAAACCACTGAAATCGTCTCAATTTTTCAAGGTACTTTGAAACACAATATCACCTTAAGAATAGGTCTTGATGATTTAGAGGCAGCGTATAAGCAAGATCGGATGGGGGAAAAAGAATCTGAAAGAGTTCACTCGATGCGCCTCCTGAATTTGCAAACTCTTTCTCAAGAGCAATACCCACATTTAATCAGGGCATTAGAAGGTTTTAAAAGAGAAGTCGATCGTGCTTTTTGTTTTCTACACCATAAACAAGAGCTGAGTGAGTTACAATTTCTACTCTTTGCAGGCGAGACAAATGAAACGTTGCAATTAGAAGACTGGATGATACAGTGGGAAACCTTTTCTTACTCTGTTCTCCCGACACAAGGGCACCGCGGCTATGATCCGAATATAGTGAAGACATACGCCGTTCCCATTGGGCTTGCATTCGATGCGATCAAACAAGATCGAAAAAGTATTCAGTTTCGTCAAGGTCAGTGGATTGCTCCTGAAGTTTATACCTCGATTAAAAGCAAAATTTTCAAAGGGGTTTCGCTTTGTCTTGCAGCTGCGGCTGCCTTATATATTGTCGGACATGTGATTTATACAAAAAAAGAGAAAGCATTTTTGGAAGACATTCATCAGTTTGTGCAAACTTATCAAAAAGACATTCCTAAACTTGAAAAAATTGCCCGGATTCCTTCAACCCAAGAAAAAATTCATTTTCTCAATCGCAATATCAAAGTGATGAAAAGCGATTTTGGATATTTTACCCCGCCAACGCTCGTTTCAGATGTTTTAGCTTTTTTAAGTGAGAATCCTCATTTGAATCGACAAGAAGGTGAAAAAAAGATGGTCATCGATCAACTTAAGTACGAACTATTGGATTATCCTTCAGTTCAAAAACCCTTTCAATCGTACCAAGTGAAAATCACTGTTGTCTTTTCTTCCCCAGAATCTGTTTGGGCACGCGAATTTCACGATGCAATTGTAGAGGATGAAAATTGGGTAGATCCCGATGGAGAAGTCACCTGGAAAAGAGAGAAAAATGTCTATACGTTATCGTTTATTCTCAAATAA
- a CDS encoding YggT family protein, with protein MYYVISAIRLFFLIYTLMILIRVLGSWFPNFQRTRFMQFIAHYTDPYINIFRRFIPPIGGVLDLSPLIAFFVLKLVEKFLMMLILYAVR; from the coding sequence ATGTATTACGTCATTTCTGCTATTCGTCTTTTCTTCCTCATTTACACACTGATGATTTTGATCCGTGTACTTGGATCGTGGTTTCCCAATTTCCAACGCACCCGGTTCATGCAGTTCATCGCACACTATACTGACCCGTATATCAACATCTTTCGCCGCTTCATCCCTCCTATTGGAGGTGTGCTTGACCTCAGTCCTCTGATTGCGTTTTTTGTTCTCAAACTTGTCGAAAAATTTTTGATGATGCTGATTCTATATGCGGTACGTTAA
- a CDS encoding toxin-antitoxin system YwqK family antitoxin has product MSLKYCFGILILVGFLTGCHNQSEHTSQLMSIQIYDRNGFKETITSADRLKMYQKADFTDPQPYARVVRIYSRTEEGKTPSRLTTYHENGEIWQYLEVVNGRACGIYREWHPNGKLRLELTVIEGMGDLSEDAQLGWVFDGFSRAYDEQGRLQAEFYYDKGLMQGTALYYFPNGKLQQQIPYEEGVIDGDCLIYSEQGQIIGKSTFVSGQQQGLATFKGDAYSPPYTETYRDGRLLEGVYHDFSGRIVCQVKDGFGKKAIFARGHLFALEEYQAGIAEGEMQLYNEKGRLESSFQIKDGMKHGQEWVYYPAPEGKEPQPKLCITWVEDQIHGISRTWYPSGSLESEREMYENQKHGISSAWYKDGTLRLIEEYDHDKLLSGTYMKRGDSHPVSSVEDGAGIVTLYDPDGLFMKRITYEKGGPVLDEP; this is encoded by the coding sequence ATGAGCCTTAAATATTGTTTTGGAATTTTAATTCTTGTTGGTTTTCTGACTGGATGTCACAACCAAAGTGAGCACACATCCCAGCTCATGAGCATTCAGATTTATGACCGCAATGGCTTTAAGGAAACAATCACTTCTGCTGATCGCTTAAAAATGTATCAAAAAGCCGATTTCACTGATCCGCAACCCTATGCACGAGTTGTGCGCATTTATTCTCGTACAGAAGAGGGCAAGACCCCCTCTCGACTGACAACTTATCACGAAAACGGGGAAATTTGGCAGTATTTAGAAGTTGTTAATGGACGTGCATGCGGAATCTACCGTGAATGGCACCCGAATGGAAAGCTTCGTCTCGAGCTCACTGTCATAGAAGGAATGGGTGACCTCTCAGAAGATGCGCAACTTGGGTGGGTTTTTGATGGATTTAGTCGCGCTTACGACGAGCAAGGACGATTACAAGCTGAGTTTTATTATGATAAGGGGCTCATGCAGGGAACAGCTCTTTACTATTTTCCAAATGGAAAACTTCAGCAACAAATTCCTTACGAAGAAGGGGTGATTGATGGAGACTGTCTTATTTATAGTGAGCAAGGACAGATCATTGGAAAGAGTACATTTGTTTCTGGTCAGCAACAAGGACTCGCAACTTTTAAAGGGGATGCTTATTCCCCACCCTATACTGAAACCTATCGCGATGGACGCCTTCTTGAAGGAGTTTACCACGATTTTTCAGGGAGGATCGTTTGCCAAGTCAAAGATGGCTTTGGGAAAAAAGCTATTTTTGCACGAGGACACCTGTTTGCTTTAGAAGAGTATCAAGCGGGTATTGCCGAAGGAGAGATGCAGCTTTACAATGAAAAGGGACGTTTAGAAAGTTCCTTTCAGATTAAAGATGGCATGAAACATGGTCAAGAATGGGTTTATTATCCAGCACCTGAGGGGAAAGAGCCCCAACCTAAACTTTGCATCACTTGGGTTGAAGATCAAATTCATGGTATTTCTCGCACTTGGTACCCTAGTGGCAGTCTCGAAAGCGAACGAGAAATGTATGAAAACCAAAAACATGGCATCTCATCTGCATGGTACAAAGATGGAACGTTACGTCTAATCGAAGAATATGACCATGATAAGCTCCTTTCGGGAACTTATATGAAGCGAGGCGATAGTCATCCTGTTTCTTCTGTGGAAGATGGAGCGGGAATCGTCACCCTTTATGATCCGGACGGCTTATTTATGAAACGGATCACTTATGAAAAAGGTGGACCCGTTTTAGATGAACCCTAA
- the dusB gene encoding tRNA dihydrouridine synthase DusB — translation MRYVKPIKFKSLILPSNVFYSPLAGCSDFPFRQMASLYGVGLMYCEMVKMDALIRHEPSTYHILDYRDSMRPIGAQLCGSKPELAGPTARIIEDLGFDVVDLNCGCPVDKVTKDGSGSGMLKNPQLIGEVISNMVAAVKIPVTVKIRAGWDQDSLNAPEITRIAEEAGATAIAIHGRTRVQKYTGKADWDIIRQCKEVAKSIYVIGNGDVFSAQDGLALFEQSGCDAILASRGTMGQPWIAEDVKRLDNGQPLLEVNGEMIRDHLLKHIDYIRMYQIEKKAILDTRRVGCWFLRLGKGTKALREQINKSKSMEEMIALIEGYDWSQTKEFCYAS, via the coding sequence ATGCGGTACGTTAAGCCCATCAAATTCAAGTCGTTGATTCTCCCTTCCAACGTTTTTTATTCGCCTCTTGCGGGATGTTCAGATTTTCCGTTTCGCCAAATGGCCTCCCTCTATGGGGTTGGGCTCATGTACTGCGAAATGGTGAAAATGGATGCTTTGATCCGTCATGAACCGAGCACTTACCACATTCTCGACTACCGAGACTCGATGCGGCCGATTGGAGCCCAATTATGTGGGAGTAAACCGGAGCTTGCTGGCCCTACAGCTCGGATCATTGAAGACCTTGGGTTTGATGTTGTGGACTTGAATTGTGGCTGCCCCGTCGACAAAGTTACAAAGGATGGGAGTGGCTCTGGAATGCTGAAAAACCCTCAACTCATTGGAGAGGTGATTTCCAATATGGTTGCCGCCGTTAAAATCCCCGTGACGGTGAAGATCCGCGCTGGCTGGGACCAAGACTCTCTCAACGCTCCAGAAATTACCCGGATCGCAGAAGAAGCCGGCGCAACAGCAATTGCGATCCATGGACGGACTCGAGTCCAAAAGTACACAGGTAAAGCCGATTGGGACATCATCCGACAATGTAAAGAAGTTGCCAAATCTATTTATGTGATTGGGAATGGAGATGTCTTTAGCGCTCAAGATGGACTGGCTCTCTTTGAGCAAAGTGGGTGCGATGCGATCTTAGCTTCAAGAGGAACCATGGGCCAACCGTGGATTGCTGAAGATGTCAAACGGCTTGACAATGGACAACCTCTCTTAGAAGTCAACGGTGAAATGATCCGTGACCATCTCCTCAAGCACATTGACTACATCCGGATGTACCAAATCGAAAAAAAAGCGATTTTAGACACCCGACGCGTCGGCTGTTGGTTTCTCCGTTTAGGAAAAGGAACGAAAGCGCTGCGCGAGCAGATCAATAAATCAAAATCGATGGAAGAAATGATTGCTCTCATCGAAGGGTATGATTGGAGTCAAACGAAGGAATTTTGTTATGCTTCGTGA
- a CDS encoding acylphosphatase gives MLREYRIVVAGTVQGVFFRAKTKGHADRLGIKGTVRNLKSGQVEICVVGTEDEAKKLLAAMKSEPYPIEITQVQMTNSTAEHHCSDFRIIR, from the coding sequence ATGCTTCGTGAATACCGCATTGTTGTCGCCGGCACTGTGCAAGGGGTATTTTTCAGGGCGAAAACAAAAGGGCATGCCGACCGATTGGGAATCAAAGGAACAGTCCGTAATCTAAAAAGTGGCCAGGTTGAAATCTGCGTCGTAGGAACAGAAGATGAAGCTAAGAAGCTTCTTGCTGCCATGAAAAGCGAGCCTTACCCCATCGAAATCACGCAAGTCCAAATGACCAACTCAACTGCTGAGCATCACTGCTCAGACTTTCGCATCATTCGTTAA
- a CDS encoding VOC family protein: MSTKVMNQVVHFEIPVDDMEAAKEFYSIFGWDLIDMPEMGYIGVRTTAVDENRMPKEPGAINGGMMKRTDDVKAPVIAIQVDSVDTFIKKVIANGGKLIMPKVEIPNMGYYAYIADPQGNVLGLWESMR, translated from the coding sequence ATGAGTACAAAAGTCATGAATCAAGTTGTTCACTTTGAAATCCCTGTTGACGATATGGAAGCTGCTAAAGAATTCTATTCAATTTTTGGGTGGGATCTCATTGATATGCCCGAGATGGGATACATTGGAGTGCGTACCACTGCTGTTGATGAAAACCGAATGCCTAAAGAACCTGGCGCGATCAATGGGGGGATGATGAAACGCACAGATGACGTCAAAGCTCCCGTCATTGCTATTCAAGTCGATTCTGTGGATACCTTTATCAAAAAAGTCATCGCTAATGGGGGCAAGCTCATCATGCCTAAAGTCGAAATTCCGAACATGGGTTACTACGCTTATATCGCCGACCCCCAAGGTAATGTCTTAGGACTTTGGGAATCAATGAGATAG